One genomic window of Phycisphaerales bacterium includes the following:
- a CDS encoding GNAT family N-acetyltransferase, with the protein MGSQPESKMVMLLNERRQQAVIAELSDEHEKIPQAEGGGVVAFKQGVDWLCQAIGCGLDSPITDAGVRRISAFLRSRGVRPSIDLTDLSGEDAFAAMARDGLALEQAERVYARDLERPVQQPALPDVRIEPLDEADEASLEALVRHRVLGFSEPGAEPQPGEFEAAERSQTHPRSRGFCAYVDGKLAGTCGMEVIELAPANGQEPVRLASLWGAVVGEPYRRKGIQGALIARRLQQGVEEGCRLAVIECDPGIPTERNAIRLGFSLAYTRLGFRGDRPPGTPAASGQ; encoded by the coding sequence ATGGGGAGCCAGCCTGAATCCAAGATGGTGATGCTGCTCAATGAGCGACGGCAGCAGGCGGTCATCGCCGAACTCTCTGACGAGCACGAGAAGATCCCACAAGCCGAAGGCGGCGGCGTCGTTGCGTTCAAGCAGGGCGTCGACTGGCTCTGCCAGGCGATCGGCTGCGGCCTCGATTCACCGATCACCGATGCAGGCGTCCGACGCATCTCGGCGTTCCTGCGGTCGCGTGGCGTTCGGCCGAGCATCGATCTGACCGATCTCTCGGGCGAGGATGCCTTCGCCGCGATGGCCCGCGACGGGCTCGCGCTGGAGCAAGCCGAGCGCGTGTATGCACGCGATCTCGAGCGTCCGGTGCAGCAGCCCGCCCTGCCGGACGTTCGCATTGAGCCGCTCGACGAAGCCGACGAGGCGAGCCTGGAGGCGCTCGTCCGCCATCGGGTGCTGGGTTTCTCGGAGCCCGGAGCCGAGCCGCAGCCCGGCGAGTTCGAGGCCGCCGAGCGGAGCCAGACGCACCCTCGCTCACGCGGCTTCTGCGCCTACGTCGATGGCAAGCTCGCGGGTACCTGCGGCATGGAGGTCATCGAGCTCGCGCCCGCCAACGGCCAAGAGCCGGTTCGGCTGGCCTCGCTGTGGGGCGCGGTGGTGGGCGAGCCCTATCGGCGCAAGGGCATCCAGGGTGCGTTGATCGCGCGTCGCCTGCAGCAGGGCGTGGAGGAGGGCTGTCGGCTTGCCGTCATCGAGTGCGATCCCGGCATCCCGACCGAGCGGAACGCCATCCGGCTCGGCTTTTCCCTGGCGTACACGCGGCTGGGCTTCAGAGGCGATCGGCCCCCGGGAACTCCAGCGGCGAGCGGGCAATGA